In a single window of the Labrus mixtus chromosome 20, fLabMix1.1, whole genome shotgun sequence genome:
- the LOC132954519 gene encoding somatostatin receptor type 5-like isoform X1: MDGFNWTMISESDGVSPSQPFHSYPTSRNTSEMATPMPFDVVTAVAYAVVFIVGLLGNTLAIYVVVRYAKMKTVTNMYILNLALADELYILGIPFLGTNSVLSNWPFGDFFCKVCMTADTMSQFASTFCLIVMSIDRYMAVVHPIRSSKWRKPQVAKVLNCMVWVVSFLVVLPVTIYSNVQQELNTCNITWPDPQELWAVVFILYTSILGFYGPLVIICLCYLLIVIKVRSAGVRAGLTKRRKSERKVTRMVVIIVVVFVLCWFPFYTTNTVNLIHIIPETKATTAIYFILVILTYVNSCANPVLYGFLSDNFKQSFQKVICVHKPNSVCTTEKKGGRRKAPQENHIPIYTAGNHAQNGKQQSAQQQVQLEVIGDFDSEPLTSKTVVNSQTCL; encoded by the exons ATGGATGGCTTCAATTGGACGATGATTTCTGAGAGCGACGGCGTCTCTCCCTCCCAGCCGTTCCACAGCTACCCCACCTCCAGGAATACATCAGAGATGGCTACTCCGATGCCCTTTGATGTGGTCACCGCTGTCGCCTACGCCGTCGTCTTCATCGTGGGTCTCCTGGGAAACACTCTGGCCATCTACGTGGTGGTCCGCTATGCCAAAATGAAGACAGTGACCAACATGTACATCCTTAATTTAGCCCTGGCGGATGAACTCTACATCCTGGGGATTCCCTTCTTGGGCACCAACAGTGTGCTCTCTAACTGGCCATTTGGGGATTTTTTCTGCAAGGTGTGCATGACTGCCGACACCATGAGCCAGTTTGCTTCCACCTTTTGCCTGATAGTGATGAGCATCGATCGTTACATGGCCGTGGTTCATCCGATCCGCAGTTCTAAATGGCGGAAACCTCAGGTGGCAAAGGTTTTAAACTGCATGGTTTGGGTCGTGTCCTTCTTGGTGGTTCTGCCGGTCACGATTTACTCAAATGTACAGCAAGAGCTGAACACCTGTAACATCACCTGGCCTGATCCGCAAGAGCTGTGGGCCGTCGTCTTCATCCTCTACACATCCATCCTGGGCTTCTACGGTCCTCTGGTCATCATCTGCCTCTGCTACCTGCTCATTGTCATCAAG GTGAGGTCTGCAGGTGTGCGAGCGGGCCTGACTAAGCGCCGTAAGTCAGAGCGTAAGGTGACGCGCATGGTGGTGATCATCGTGGTCGTGTTCGTACTTTGTTGGTTTCCCTTCTACACCACCAACACGGTCAACCTGATCCACATCATCCCCGAGACCAAAGCCACCACCGCCATCTACTTCATCCTGGTCATCCTCACATATGTCAACTCCTGTGCCAACCCCGTCCTCTACGGCTTCCTGTCCGACAACTTCAAGCAGAGCTTCCAGAAGGTGATCTGCGTCCACAAGCCCAACAGTGTCTGCACGACGGAGAAGAAGGGAGGCAGGAGGAAGGCACCGCAGGAAAACCACATTCCCATTTACACAGCGGGGAATCACGCGCAGAATGGAAAACAGCAGAGCGCTCAG
- the LOC132954519 gene encoding somatostatin receptor type 5-like isoform X2, whose amino-acid sequence MDGFNWTMISESDGVSPSQPFHSYPTSRNTSEMATPMPFDVVTAVAYAVVFIVGLLGNTLAIYVVVRYAKMKTVTNMYILNLALADELYILGIPFLGTNSVLSNWPFGDFFCKVCMTADTMSQFASTFCLIVMSIDRYMAVVHPIRSSKWRKPQVAKVLNCMVWVVSFLVVLPVTIYSNVQQELNTCNITWPDPQELWAVVFILYTSILGFYGPLVIICLCYLLIVIKVRSAGVRAGLTKRRKSERKVTRMVVIIVVVFVLCWFPFYTTNTVNLIHIIPETKATTAIYFILVILTYVNSCANPVLYGFLSDNFKQSFQKVICVHKPNSVCTTEKKGGRRKAPQENHIPIYTAGNHAQNGKQQSAQQVQLEVIGDFDSEPLTSKTVVNSQTCL is encoded by the exons ATGGATGGCTTCAATTGGACGATGATTTCTGAGAGCGACGGCGTCTCTCCCTCCCAGCCGTTCCACAGCTACCCCACCTCCAGGAATACATCAGAGATGGCTACTCCGATGCCCTTTGATGTGGTCACCGCTGTCGCCTACGCCGTCGTCTTCATCGTGGGTCTCCTGGGAAACACTCTGGCCATCTACGTGGTGGTCCGCTATGCCAAAATGAAGACAGTGACCAACATGTACATCCTTAATTTAGCCCTGGCGGATGAACTCTACATCCTGGGGATTCCCTTCTTGGGCACCAACAGTGTGCTCTCTAACTGGCCATTTGGGGATTTTTTCTGCAAGGTGTGCATGACTGCCGACACCATGAGCCAGTTTGCTTCCACCTTTTGCCTGATAGTGATGAGCATCGATCGTTACATGGCCGTGGTTCATCCGATCCGCAGTTCTAAATGGCGGAAACCTCAGGTGGCAAAGGTTTTAAACTGCATGGTTTGGGTCGTGTCCTTCTTGGTGGTTCTGCCGGTCACGATTTACTCAAATGTACAGCAAGAGCTGAACACCTGTAACATCACCTGGCCTGATCCGCAAGAGCTGTGGGCCGTCGTCTTCATCCTCTACACATCCATCCTGGGCTTCTACGGTCCTCTGGTCATCATCTGCCTCTGCTACCTGCTCATTGTCATCAAG GTGAGGTCTGCAGGTGTGCGAGCGGGCCTGACTAAGCGCCGTAAGTCAGAGCGTAAGGTGACGCGCATGGTGGTGATCATCGTGGTCGTGTTCGTACTTTGTTGGTTTCCCTTCTACACCACCAACACGGTCAACCTGATCCACATCATCCCCGAGACCAAAGCCACCACCGCCATCTACTTCATCCTGGTCATCCTCACATATGTCAACTCCTGTGCCAACCCCGTCCTCTACGGCTTCCTGTCCGACAACTTCAAGCAGAGCTTCCAGAAGGTGATCTGCGTCCACAAGCCCAACAGTGTCTGCACGACGGAGAAGAAGGGAGGCAGGAGGAAGGCACCGCAGGAAAACCACATTCCCATTTACACAGCGGGGAATCACGCGCAGAATGGAAAACAGCAGAGCGCTCAG
- the LOC132954173 gene encoding myeloid-associated differentiation marker homolog — protein MVPVDLRALTQPVGIMRIISTVLTCMSFSLAGSVGYVTSPYWAWCMFTWCFCFFFTLLILILEFTTVSSKLPFAWMDFTTGFAMLASLMCFASSIIYPTFFTCKVCHRQIGASVVSWVCFAVYAGEVVLTRLRPSGEHIGFLATVPGIMKMLETFLACLIFTSLETNQYSNDHALQWCVAVFSLCFIFNIVVIVLTIGPFASYFLTSFDKVVIVYNILAAVMYATAMVIWPLYSFKTKRPVNCGHLCSWDKLVMVTFMTIFNFIVYTLDSAYSICLVFFVSHQ, from the coding sequence ATGGTCCCTGTGGATTTGCGGGCGCTCACTCAGCCCGTGGGTATCATGAGAATAATATCGACCGTCCTCACTTGCATGTCTTTTAGCCTGGCTGGGTCTGTGGGATATGTCACGTCTCCGTACTGGGCGTGGTGCATGTTCACCTGgtgtttctgcttcttcttcaccctcctcatcctcatcctggAGTTCACCACCGTCTCTTCGAAGCTCCCGTTCGCGTGGATGGACTTCACCACCGGTTTTGCCATGCTGGCGAGCCTCATGTGCTTCGCCTCCTCCATCATCTACCCCACCTTCTTCACCTGCAAGGTCTGCCACCGTCAGATCGGAGCGTCCGTGGTGTCCTGGGTGTGTTTCGCCGTGTACGCAGGAGAAGTGGTCTTGACCCGCCTCCGTCCGAGCGGGGAGCACATAGGTTTCCTTGCCACGGTGCCGGGCATCATGAAGATGTTGGAGACGTTCCTCGCCTGTCTCATCTTCACGTCGCTGGAGACGAATCAGTACTCGAACGACCACGCCCTGCAGTGGTGCGTCGCCGTGTTCTCCCTGTGCTTCATCTTTAACATCGTGGTCATCGTGCTCACCATCGGGCCGTTCGCCTCTTACTTTCTGACCTCCTTTGACAAAGTGGTTATCGTTTATAATATTCTAGCAGCAGTGATGTACGCGACGGCGATGGTCATCTGGCCACTGTACAGTTTCAAAACAAAGCGACCCGTTAACTGTGGACACCTCTGTTCCTGGGACAAACTGGTGATGGTCACCTTCATGACCATCTTCAACTTTATCGTTTACACACTGGACTCTGCCTACTCCATCTGCCTCGTGTTCTTTGTCAGCCACCAGTGA
- the LOC132954286 gene encoding myeloid-associated differentiation marker homolog — MPDFTTLTVPVGIVRILELIFTCVSFSLVASVGHSTHQYWTLCMFVWCLCFCVTFLILILELTGINTKLPISWDDFTTAFAMLATLLVLAASVIFPTIFARYGYGLYIGASVTSCLAFILYVIEVGLTRAKPGELSGFLSTVPGLLKVLEAFVACIIFSCLGYSGYWVKPGLQWCVAVYSICFTFALIVIIFTICRLLSLFPAPFEKVLCGCNVMAVLMYMTAVVIWPLYSFKDSPRPAYCSHMHCPWDDLVVVSFMTCFNLVAYIVDTVYSFRLVFFVSRS, encoded by the exons ATGCCGGACTTCACGACCCTGACGGTGCCGGTGGGCATAGTGCGGATCCTGGAGCTgatcttcacctgtgtctccttCAGCCTGGTGGCATCGGTTGGCCACAGCACTCACCAATACTGGACGTTGTGCATGTTCGTGTGGtgcctctgtttctgtgtcaccttcctcatcctcatcctggAGTTAACCGGCATCAACACTAAGCTGCCGATCTCATGGGATGACTTCACTACAGCTTTTGCCATGTTGGCAACTCTATTG gtgCTGGCTGCGTCCGTCATCTTCCCCACCATCTTTGCCAGGTATGGGTATGGCTTGTACATCGGCGCCTCTGTTACCTCCTGTCTAGCCTTCATCCTGTACGTCATCGAGGTCGGGCTGACCCGGGCCAAACCTGGAGAACTCAGTGGCTTCCTGTCCACAGTCCCGGGCCTCCTCAAGGTTCTGGAGGCCTTCGTGGCGTGCATCATCTTCAGCTGCCTGGGGTACAGTGGTTACTGGGTTAAACCAGGCCTCCAGTGGTGTGTCGCTGTCTACTCCATCTGCTTCACTTTCGCCCTCATTGTCATCATCTTCACAATCTgccgcctcctctctctcttccccgcTCCATTTGAGAAAGTCCTGTGCGGCTGTAATGTGATGGCGGTGCTGATGTACATGACGGCCGTGGTTATTTGGCCACTTTACAGTTTCAAGGACTCTCCCAGGCCTGCATATTGCTCGCATATGCATTGTCCATGGGATGATTTAGTGGTTGTTTCTTTCATGACATGTTTCAACTTGGTTGCTTACATTGTAGATACGGTTTATTCTTTTAGGCTGGTCTTCTTTGTAAGCAGAAGCTAA